Proteins co-encoded in one Acinetobacter lwoffii genomic window:
- the dnaB gene encoding replicative DNA helicase encodes MSQANASKKVAPAKPEIVTENSNLKEFRTPPHNLAIEQAVLAALMTVAESFEQVGDVLTENDFYATRHKYIFRAIEQLSKENSPYDAVLVHDWLIKQNLLDAIGGEEYLMQLMADSPSSFYNLETYAGKIKEFSTLRSMIKVSSEILQNAYDTKGRTVSEILDLAETNIFSIAEQHNNNAKAQGPKPINSVVADVFDKLNELSQMEGSITGLTTGFVELDNKTSGMQSGDLIIVAARPSMGKTTFAMNLVESVLFNNNLPALVYSMEMPADSIAMRLISSFGRVHQGHLRSGKMDSDEWSKVTSTIVHLQEKNLYIDDSSALPPTELRARARRIAKMHGGKLGCIMVDYLQLMKVPGMGDNRVGEISEISRSLKALAKEMQCPVIALSQLNRSLENRPNKRPVMSDLRESGAIEQDADLIMFIYRDEVYNKESKEAGTAEIIIGKQRNGPIGTVRLAFEGQYTRFSNLSPEFYAQYDDEE; translated from the coding sequence ATGTCACAGGCGAATGCCAGCAAAAAGGTAGCTCCTGCTAAACCAGAAATTGTTACTGAAAATAGCAATCTCAAGGAGTTCCGTACTCCGCCACACAATTTAGCAATTGAACAGGCTGTACTTGCTGCCCTTATGACTGTGGCTGAATCTTTTGAGCAGGTCGGTGATGTACTGACCGAAAATGATTTCTATGCCACCCGACATAAATATATCTTCCGTGCCATTGAGCAACTCTCTAAAGAAAACTCGCCTTATGATGCGGTTCTGGTGCATGACTGGCTCATCAAACAAAACTTGCTCGATGCAATTGGTGGCGAAGAATATCTGATGCAGTTAATGGCAGATTCGCCATCGAGTTTCTATAACCTGGAAACTTATGCAGGCAAAATTAAAGAATTCTCTACCCTGCGTAGTATGATTAAAGTCAGCTCTGAAATTTTACAAAATGCCTATGACACCAAAGGCCGTACTGTCAGTGAAATTCTGGATCTGGCTGAGACCAATATTTTCTCGATTGCCGAACAGCATAATAACAATGCCAAAGCGCAAGGGCCTAAGCCGATCAACTCGGTGGTCGCGGACGTATTCGACAAATTAAATGAACTGTCGCAAATGGAAGGCAGCATTACCGGTTTAACTACTGGTTTTGTGGAACTGGATAACAAAACTTCCGGCATGCAATCCGGTGACCTGATTATTGTCGCAGCGCGTCCTTCCATGGGTAAAACCACCTTTGCCATGAATCTGGTCGAAAGTGTTTTATTCAATAACAACCTGCCTGCTCTGGTCTATTCGATGGAGATGCCAGCCGACTCCATCGCCATGCGTTTGATTTCGTCATTTGGTCGCGTGCACCAAGGGCATTTACGTTCCGGTAAAATGGACAGTGATGAATGGTCAAAAGTCACCAGTACCATTGTGCATTTACAAGAAAAAAATCTGTATATCGATGATTCTTCTGCGCTACCACCAACAGAATTACGTGCCCGTGCGCGTCGTATTGCCAAAATGCATGGCGGAAAGCTGGGCTGTATCATGGTCGATTACTTGCAGCTGATGAAAGTACCCGGTATGGGCGATAACCGTGTCGGCGAGATCTCGGAAATCTCCCGAAGCTTAAAAGCTTTAGCGAAGGAAATGCAATGTCCGGTAATTGCCCTGTCACAGCTCAACCGATCGCTGGAAAACCGTCCAAACAAACGTCCGGTGATGTCCGACTTGCGTGAATCCGGTGCGATTGAGCAGGATGCCGACTTGATCATGTTTATTTACCGGGATGAGGTTTATAACAAGGAATCCAAGGAAGCTGGCACCGCCGAAATTATTATCGGTAAACAACGTAATGGCCCGATTGGTACCGTGCGTCTGGCATTCGAAGGTCAATATACCCGCTTTAGTAATCTCTCACCTGAGTTCTATGCTCAGTATGATGATGAAGAGTAA
- the rplI gene encoding 50S ribosomal protein L9 yields MDIILLQRIKNLGKLGDKVSVKAGYGRNFLIPQGKAVAATEANTAAFEARRAELEKEEAAILAAAQARADQLNEVNIVITAKAGDEGKLFGSIGTRDIADALTNAGLEVDRAEVRLPNGALRHTGEFNIAIQLHHDVTAEVLVTIVAE; encoded by the coding sequence GTGGATATTATCTTATTACAACGCATTAAAAACCTAGGTAAACTAGGCGATAAAGTTTCAGTTAAAGCTGGTTACGGCCGTAACTTCCTTATCCCTCAAGGTAAGGCTGTTGCTGCAACTGAAGCAAACACTGCTGCTTTTGAAGCTCGTCGTGCTGAACTTGAGAAAGAAGAAGCTGCTATCTTGGCTGCTGCTCAAGCACGTGCTGACCAATTGAACGAAGTGAACATCGTTATCACTGCGAAAGCTGGTGATGAAGGTAAACTATTCGGTTCTATCGGTACTCGTGACATCGCTGACGCGTTGACAAATGCTGGTCTAGAAGTAGACCGTGCTGAAGTACGTCTTCCAAATGGCGCGCTTCGTCACACTGGCGAATTTAACATCGCAATCCAATTGCACCATGATGTTACTGCAGAAGTTCTAGTTACTATCGTAGCTGAGTAA
- the rpsR gene encoding 30S ribosomal protein S18, producing the protein MARFYRRRKFCRFTAENVTYIDYKDIDTLKQYITENGKIVPSRITGTKARYQRQLALAIKQARYLSLIPYTDNHK; encoded by the coding sequence ATGGCACGTTTTTACCGTCGTCGCAAGTTCTGCCGCTTTACAGCTGAGAACGTTACGTACATCGACTACAAAGATATCGACACTTTAAAACAGTACATCACTGAAAACGGCAAAATTGTTCCTAGCCGTATTACAGGTACTAAAGCTCGTTACCAACGTCAATTAGCGTTAGCTATCAAACAAGCTCGCTACTTGTCTTTGATCCCTTACACTGACAATCATAAGTGA
- the rpsF gene encoding 30S ribosomal protein S6, producing MRHYEIVLLVHPDQSDQVVGMVERYLTHIKEAEGQIHRLEDWGRRQLAYPINKIHKAHYILMNVECGQTTLDELEELFRYNDAIIRSLIIRRENAITEESLLAKSAEEKRARKAQREEAQHAQDSAEA from the coding sequence ATGCGTCATTACGAAATCGTACTTTTAGTACACCCTGATCAAAGCGATCAAGTAGTTGGTATGGTAGAACGCTACCTAACTCACATCAAAGAAGCTGAAGGTCAAATTCACCGTCTTGAAGACTGGGGCCGTCGTCAATTGGCTTACCCAATCAACAAGATCCACAAAGCTCACTACATTCTTATGAATGTTGAGTGTGGTCAAACTACTCTTGATGAGCTTGAAGAATTGTTCCGTTATAACGACGCAATCATTCGTAGCCTTATCATCCGTCGTGAAAACGCTATCACTGAAGAGTCATTATTGGCGAAAAGTGCTGAAGAAAAACGTGCGCGTAAAGCTCAACGTGAAGAAGCACAACACGCTCAAGACTCTGCTGAAGCTTAA
- the cyoE gene encoding heme o synthase, with translation MLKKYLFLTKPGILFGNFVTTLGGYFVATQGSVDFLLLLITLLGTTLVVASGCVVNNVIDQDIDQKMQRTQNRALVTKTISEPVALAFALVLGIAGFSLLWFWVNAYAFLFAVIGFVVYVGFYSLWTKRTTIHQTVVGSISGAAPPVIGYTAVANQFDLGALLIFLGYALWQMPHSWAIAIYRFDDYKNAGIPILPVARSIHRTKIESLVYVVLFTLTMNALFVFGYANWFYAVILNLLCIYWLYIGVIGFKAENDQLWAKKYFLFSVILITVISIIFSFTSTAPSTQIVFF, from the coding sequence ATGCTGAAAAAGTATTTATTCCTGACTAAGCCAGGAATTCTCTTCGGTAACTTTGTTACCACTTTGGGTGGCTACTTCGTAGCCACTCAAGGTTCTGTAGATTTCCTTCTCCTGCTTATTACCCTTCTCGGTACTACGCTTGTCGTAGCATCAGGATGTGTGGTCAATAACGTGATTGACCAGGACATCGACCAAAAAATGCAGCGCACCCAAAACCGTGCTCTGGTCACCAAAACCATTTCCGAACCTGTTGCCCTGGCCTTTGCCCTGGTATTAGGCATCGCTGGTTTTAGTCTTTTATGGTTCTGGGTAAATGCGTACGCTTTCTTATTCGCGGTGATTGGTTTTGTCGTATATGTTGGTTTCTACAGCCTATGGACAAAACGAACCACAATTCATCAAACTGTTGTAGGCAGTATTTCTGGTGCAGCTCCGCCTGTCATTGGTTATACCGCAGTGGCCAATCAATTTGACCTCGGTGCGTTACTGATCTTTTTAGGTTATGCGCTATGGCAAATGCCTCACTCATGGGCGATTGCGATTTACCGCTTTGATGATTACAAAAATGCAGGCATTCCGATTTTGCCTGTAGCGCGTTCGATTCATCGTACCAAGATTGAATCACTGGTTTATGTGGTGTTATTTACGCTGACCATGAATGCGTTATTTGTCTTTGGTTATGCCAACTGGTTCTATGCAGTGATTTTAAACTTACTGTGCATTTACTGGTTATATATCGGTGTCATTGGATTTAAAGCTGAAAATGATCAACTTTGGGCAAAGAAATATTTCTTGTTCTCGGTGATCCTGATTACTGTCATCAGTATTATCTTTAGCTTTACCTCAACTGCGCCATCTACACAGATTGTGTTTTTTTAA
- a CDS encoding cytochrome o ubiquinol oxidase subunit IV: MSHDHNAAGESHGNVKQYTVGFILSVILTVIPFGMVMAGGFGRGILITVIAITAVAQILVQLIYFLHMNSSSEQRWNVIAFVYTILTIAILLVGSVWIMNYLHYNMMI; the protein is encoded by the coding sequence ATGAGTCACGATCATAACGCTGCTGGCGAATCACACGGTAACGTTAAGCAATATACCGTCGGCTTCATCCTTTCTGTCATCCTTACCGTAATTCCATTCGGTATGGTGATGGCAGGCGGTTTTGGCCGTGGTATTTTGATTACTGTCATCGCGATTACTGCGGTTGCTCAGATTCTTGTGCAGTTAATTTACTTCCTGCATATGAACTCTTCTTCAGAGCAACGCTGGAACGTGATTGCATTCGTGTATACCATCTTAACTATCGCTATTCTTTTAGTGGGTTCTGTATGGATCATGAATTACCTACACTACAACATGATGATCTAA
- the cyoC gene encoding cytochrome o ubiquinol oxidase subunit III produces MAEVLHHDNHGHDEHHHHDDTDITVFGFWTYLMSDLVLFGTLFIAFAVLSSHIPVGTPSARDLFGDSLGFVLTETFALLISSVTFGFAVLAAYKKDVAKVLTWLAITWVFGAIFIGMELYEFNHLVHAGHGPSTSAFLSAFFTLVGTHGIHVTSGLVWMIVLMVQIKKYGLTLANTRRLACLSLFWHFLDIVWICVFSVVYLMGVL; encoded by the coding sequence ATGGCTGAAGTACTTCATCACGATAACCACGGACACGATGAGCATCATCATCACGATGATACTGACATCACCGTCTTTGGTTTCTGGACTTACTTGATGAGTGACCTTGTCCTGTTCGGTACACTCTTCATTGCGTTCGCTGTTTTGAGTAGCCACATTCCTGTGGGTACTCCAAGTGCGAGAGACCTGTTTGGCGACTCTTTAGGTTTCGTTCTTACTGAAACCTTCGCCCTCTTGATCTCTTCTGTAACCTTTGGTTTTGCAGTTCTTGCTGCATACAAAAAAGACGTTGCAAAAGTACTGACTTGGTTAGCGATTACTTGGGTATTCGGTGCTATCTTCATCGGCATGGAACTATATGAGTTCAATCATTTAGTTCATGCGGGTCACGGTCCAAGCACAAGTGCGTTCTTATCTGCGTTCTTTACTTTGGTAGGTACGCACGGTATTCACGTAACTTCTGGTCTGGTCTGGATGATCGTGCTTATGGTTCAAATCAAGAAATATGGTTTGACTCTTGCAAACACGCGTCGTCTAGCTTGCCTAAGCTTGTTCTGGCACTTCCTTGACATCGTTTGGATCTGTGTATTCAGCGTAGTTTACTTGATGGGAGTTCTGTAA
- the cyoB gene encoding cytochrome o ubiquinol oxidase subunit I, with protein sequence MSFLGKLGPDAIPYDPIVLATVAMMILGGIAVVAGITYFKKWGYLWNEWFTSVDHKKIGIMYLFVSIIMLVRGFADAIMMRLQQFLAKGGGEGYLHPEHYDQIFTAHGVIMIFFVAMGLVVGLMNISVPLQIGARDVAFPLLNSLSFWLFAGAAGLMMVSLALGEFAATGWMAYPPLSGIEYSPGVGMDYYIWALQISGLGTLLTGVNFFVTIIKMRAPGMKLMEMPIFTWTSLCTAVLIIAAFPVLTATIAMLTLDRYFGFHFFTNDLGGSPMLYVNLIWTWGHPEVYILVLPAFGIYSEVVATFSRKALFGYKSMVYATVAITVLSFVVWVHHFFTMGAGANVNAFFGIMTMIIAIPTGVKIFSWLFTMYKGRIVYTTPMLWTLGFLVTFGIGGLTGVLMAVPPADFLVHNSLFLIAHFHNVIIGGVVFAMFAGIIFYWPKMFGWRLNETWGKAAFWFWFFGFYFAFMPLYILGFMGMTRRLNTFDNPEWDPYVNIAMFGAVLIALGIVCFILQIVVGFLQRDQRLDLTGDPWDGRTLEWATSSPAPFYNFAHLPKINGIDTFWIEKENGVAYAKPTKYEDVHMPTNRAAGFVIAMFITVMGFGLIWHIWWLVVVTFLASIISFIVSSFTKKVDYYVPAAEVERIENERYAILEKHLKKD encoded by the coding sequence ATGAGCTTCTTAGGTAAGTTAGGTCCGGATGCAATTCCTTACGATCCAATCGTATTGGCAACTGTTGCAATGATGATCTTGGGTGGTATCGCAGTTGTTGCCGGTATTACCTACTTCAAAAAATGGGGCTACCTGTGGAACGAATGGTTCACATCTGTAGACCATAAAAAAATTGGTATCATGTACCTGTTCGTATCGATCATCATGCTGGTGCGTGGTTTCGCCGATGCGATCATGATGCGTCTTCAGCAGTTCCTTGCAAAAGGTGGCGGCGAAGGTTATTTACACCCTGAGCATTACGATCAGATCTTTACCGCGCATGGCGTGATCATGATCTTCTTCGTGGCAATGGGTCTTGTTGTTGGTTTGATGAACATCTCTGTACCGCTTCAAATCGGTGCACGTGACGTTGCATTTCCATTATTAAACTCACTCAGCTTCTGGTTATTCGCCGGTGCGGCGGGTCTAATGATGGTGTCACTCGCGTTAGGTGAGTTCGCTGCAACAGGCTGGATGGCATACCCTCCACTGTCTGGCATTGAATACTCTCCAGGCGTAGGTATGGACTACTATATCTGGGCACTGCAAATTTCAGGTCTGGGTACGCTATTAACGGGTGTTAACTTCTTCGTTACCATCATCAAAATGCGTGCGCCTGGCATGAAACTTATGGAAATGCCAATCTTTACCTGGACATCTTTATGTACAGCAGTATTGATTATTGCGGCTTTCCCAGTGTTGACTGCAACAATTGCAATGTTAACGCTTGACCGTTACTTCGGTTTCCACTTCTTTACTAACGACTTGGGTGGTAGCCCGATGTTGTACGTGAACTTGATTTGGACTTGGGGTCACCCGGAAGTATATATCTTGGTATTACCAGCATTTGGTATTTACTCTGAAGTTGTTGCGACTTTCTCGCGCAAAGCATTGTTCGGTTACAAATCAATGGTGTATGCAACAGTAGCAATCACAGTATTGTCATTCGTTGTATGGGTTCACCACTTCTTTACCATGGGTGCAGGTGCCAACGTTAACGCGTTCTTCGGTATCATGACCATGATTATTGCGATTCCTACAGGTGTGAAAATCTTCTCTTGGTTATTCACCATGTACAAGGGTCGTATTGTTTACACTACTCCAATGCTATGGACACTAGGCTTCCTGGTAACTTTCGGTATCGGTGGTTTAACAGGTGTATTGATGGCGGTTCCACCAGCGGACTTCCTGGTACATAACTCTTTATTCCTGATTGCTCACTTCCATAACGTAATTATTGGTGGTGTAGTATTTGCGATGTTCGCAGGTATCATCTTCTACTGGCCGAAAATGTTCGGTTGGAGACTGAATGAGACTTGGGGTAAAGCAGCGTTCTGGTTCTGGTTCTTCGGTTTCTACTTTGCGTTCATGCCACTTTATATCCTTGGTTTCATGGGTATGACACGTCGTTTGAATACATTTGACAACCCAGAATGGGACCCGTATGTAAATATCGCGATGTTCGGTGCAGTTCTGATTGCGCTTGGTATCGTATGTTTCATTCTGCAAATCGTGGTTGGTTTCTTACAACGTGACCAACGTCTGGATTTGACTGGCGATCCATGGGATGGTCGTACCCTTGAATGGGCGACATCTTCTCCTGCTCCGTTCTATAACTTTGCTCATCTTCCAAAGATCAATGGTATTGATACTTTCTGGATCGAGAAAGAAAATGGTGTTGCGTATGCAAAACCAACGAAGTACGAAGATGTTCATATGCCAACTAACCGTGCTGCCGGTTTCGTTATCGCGATGTTCATCACTGTTATGGGCTTCGGTTTAATCTGGCACATCTGGTGGTTAGTAGTTGTTACGTTCCTTGCTTCTATCATTAGCTTCATCGTGTCTTCTTTCACCAAGAAAGTGGATTACTATGTTCCAGCTGCTGAAGTTGAGCGTATTGAAAACGAACGCTATGCGATTCTTGAAAAACACTTGAAGAAGGACTAA
- the cyoA gene encoding ubiquinol oxidase subunit II, translated as MRQTILAVLSLSAMTALLTGCGGDMVLLNSKGPVAAGQSNLMMTAIYLMLLVVIPSIIMALWFGWKYRASNKDADYKPTWTHSTAIEIVVWGIPVIIIGILAWLTWWGSHKYDPYRPIEADKAPLTVQVIAEQFKWIFIYPEQGIATVNELRFPEKTPVSLRLTSNFTMNSFFIPALSGQIYAMAGMQTHLNLLADETSPAEGYRGFSSNYSGYGFSQMRFRAHSVTDAQFAEWVSAIQAGNGTSVNPNAVQKTVLDQAEFASLRDGNRGVHQIEAIIARAKTPEEKAAAEAMKPYPTKPHPVTYYSSVEQGLFESVIHKYMSNYHGADHSAPVEAAATDAVAHEASASEAHVAGEHATASQGE; from the coding sequence ATGAGACAAACGATTTTAGCTGTATTGTCTTTATCTGCGATGACTGCACTCTTGACCGGGTGTGGTGGTGATATGGTACTTCTGAACTCTAAAGGTCCAGTTGCAGCAGGTCAAAGTAACCTGATGATGACTGCGATTTACTTAATGCTTTTGGTGGTTATTCCATCAATCATCATGGCATTATGGTTCGGTTGGAAATATCGTGCATCGAATAAAGACGCAGACTATAAACCTACATGGACACACTCTACTGCGATTGAAATTGTAGTATGGGGTATCCCTGTCATTATTATTGGTATTTTAGCTTGGTTAACTTGGTGGGGCTCCCACAAGTATGACCCATACCGTCCAATTGAAGCAGATAAAGCGCCATTAACTGTTCAAGTTATTGCTGAGCAATTTAAATGGATCTTCATCTATCCTGAGCAAGGCATTGCAACTGTTAACGAATTGCGTTTCCCAGAGAAAACTCCGGTAAGCCTTCGTTTAACCTCTAACTTCACGATGAACTCGTTCTTCATCCCGGCGTTAAGTGGTCAGATTTATGCAATGGCAGGTATGCAAACTCACCTCAACCTATTAGCTGATGAAACTAGCCCAGCTGAAGGCTACCGTGGTTTCTCTTCAAACTATTCAGGTTACGGCTTCTCACAAATGCGCTTCCGTGCACATTCTGTGACTGATGCCCAGTTTGCCGAATGGGTTTCTGCTATTCAGGCAGGAAACGGTACTTCAGTTAACCCTAATGCAGTACAAAAAACTGTTCTAGACCAAGCTGAATTTGCAAGCTTACGTGACGGTAACCGCGGTGTTCACCAGATCGAAGCGATTATTGCAAGAGCTAAGACTCCTGAAGAGAAGGCTGCTGCTGAAGCAATGAAGCCTTACCCTACTAAGCCACATCCTGTGACTTACTACTCTTCTGTAGAGCAAGGTTTGTTTGAATCTGTGATTCACAAGTATATGAGTAACTACCACGGTGCTGACCATTCAGCTCCTGTAGAAGCTGCAGCGACTGATGCTGTTGCTCATGAAGCGTCTGCTTCTGAAGCTCATGTAGCTGGTGAACATGCGACTGCTTCTCAAGGAGAATAA
- a CDS encoding RDD family protein has translation MQIYLARNNQQAGPYTLEQLNQMLANQQVMLTDLAWHQGMTEWKALGELTQGKSVYQPEGYVAPAVTPETPIFQNSQPTTSAYSQPHTQTATQKNELASIPSRILAKIVDVLLWLPATFILTAFFTPEQETRFAQLNEEFMNVVLSSDADPALAQQLQTQMFEMFSQQAWLATAVYLIIMLAIQAFLIAKSGQSIGKKLTKIKIVDAESGEKPSLLRAFTIRSVFFIFLNIVFMPLSLIIDWAFGLGKKRQTLHDKLAKTKVVKQ, from the coding sequence ATGCAGATTTACTTGGCACGAAACAATCAACAAGCTGGTCCATATACGCTCGAGCAATTGAATCAGATGCTGGCGAATCAACAAGTCATGCTGACTGACCTGGCATGGCATCAAGGTATGACAGAATGGAAAGCCTTAGGTGAACTTACCCAAGGAAAATCGGTATATCAACCTGAAGGTTATGTCGCTCCGGCAGTCACACCTGAAACACCGATATTCCAGAACAGCCAGCCAACGACTTCGGCCTACTCACAGCCTCATACTCAAACAGCGACTCAAAAAAATGAACTCGCCAGTATTCCAAGCCGTATCCTGGCCAAAATTGTAGATGTGTTACTGTGGTTACCAGCAACCTTCATTTTGACTGCATTTTTTACGCCTGAACAGGAAACCCGATTTGCACAACTGAATGAAGAGTTCATGAATGTCGTGCTAAGTAGCGATGCAGATCCTGCACTGGCCCAACAATTACAGACTCAAATGTTTGAGATGTTTTCTCAGCAGGCGTGGCTTGCCACAGCGGTCTATTTGATTATCATGCTGGCCATTCAAGCCTTTCTGATTGCCAAATCAGGCCAAAGTATTGGTAAAAAGCTCACGAAAATCAAAATTGTAGATGCAGAATCAGGTGAAAAGCCCAGCCTGTTGCGCGCTTTTACTATTCGTAGCGTATTCTTCATATTTTTAAATATTGTATTTATGCCACTGAGTTTAATTATTGACTGGGCCTTCGGATTGGGCAAAAAACGTCAAACCTTGCACGATAAACTAGCAAAAACGAAAGTTGTGAAACAATAG